Proteins from one Pristis pectinata isolate sPriPec2 chromosome 34, sPriPec2.1.pri, whole genome shotgun sequence genomic window:
- the LOC127585793 gene encoding zinc-binding protein A33-like, with amino-acid sequence MIADYGRFKKLKSDGAERSSPALSPGPALPGPARPCPARPVRDYPERLGLERLRLGPGPGGCGKLHREGERWDGRGSVVEGGSGGEGEWGSRKRRGGRTPPHLYCSLHEEELKLFCETDRKLICGICRDSREHKYHQYLPVNEALEIYKDKLKSSLESASRRKAAMLKAKFQQKQKMSEVQEQSHSLQSHIRFEFARMYRFLNEKEQQLSHDLRDMEGQILGEMEENLQRIQDTLDSIERLLGQLQTHINQQDVMALLKEESIWNRRFSDKHSSLEVVNLDLPLGIFKGPLQYTAWREMLEAISPAPAPLTLNPDTANPWLVLSEDLRSVKMGNQQQTLPELPARFDRCACVLGAEGFTTGRHYWEVKVGQKTEWDLGVARKSCERKGRIQRHPKDRYWRLSLRGQSEYRIFTEPPTSLSLAQSPRTVGVYLDYEGGQVSFYDADRMVHLYTFTDTFTERLYPYYCPCLSDGGRNSEALKICWLNSPTCRKVPGASTRPRLNSDTSSAVYLHYQ; translated from the exons ATGATCGCAGACTATGGgaggtttaagaagctgaaatcggacg GAGCGGAGCGGAGTTCCCCGGCACTGTCTCCCGGCCCGGCCCTGCCCGGCCCTGCCCGGCCCTGCCCGGCCCGGCCTGTGCGGGACTACCCGGAGAGACTGGGCCTGGAGCGGCTGAGACTCGGTCCTGGACCCGGCGGCTGCGGGAAGCTGCA tagggagggggagaggtgggatgggagggggagtgtggtggagggagggagcggtggggagggggagtggggcagTAGGAAGAGGAGGGGCGGCAGGACTCCCCCTCACCTGTACTGCTCGCTCCATGAGGAGGAACTGAAGCTGTTCTGTGAGACGGACAGGAAGCTGATCTGTGGGATCTGCCGGGACAGCCGGGAGCACAAGTATCACCAGTACCTCCCGGTCAACGAAGCACTGGAGATATACAAG GATAAGCTGAAGTCTTCCCTGGAGTCAGCCAGTCGGAGGAAGGCCGCCATGCTGAAGGCCAAGTTCCAGCAGAAGCAGAAGATGTCCGAAGTGCAG GAGCAGTCGCACAGTCTGCAGAGCCACATCAGGTTCGAGTTTGCAAGGATGTACCGCTTCCTGAACGAGAAGGAGCAGCAGCTGAGCCATGATCTCCGGGACATGGAGGGCCAGATACTGGGAGAgatggaggagaacctgcagcgGATTCAGGACACGCTGGACTCTATCGAGCGGTTACTGGGACAGCTGCAGACCCACATCAACCAACAAGACGTGATGGCTTTACTCAAG GAGGAAAGCATTTGGAACAGGAG GTTCAGTGACAAGCACAGTTCACTGGAAGTGGTGAACCTGGACCTACCCCTGGGGATATTCAAAGGGCCTTTGCAATACACAGCATGGCGTGAGATGTTGGAGGCGATCAGTCCAG CGCCGGCCCCGCTGACCCTGAACCCCGACACGGCCAATCCCTGGCTCGTGCTGTCCGAGGATCTGCGCAGTGTGAAGATGGGAAACCAGCAGCAGACGTTGCCAGAGTTGCCGGCGAGGTTCGATCGGTGCGCCTGTGTCCTGGGGGCGGAGGGATTCACCACGGGACGCCACTACTGGGAGGTGAAGGTGGGGCAGAAGACTGAGTGGGACCTAGGGGTGGCCAGGAAATCCTGTGAAAGGAAGGGACGAATCCAGCGCCATCCCAAGGACAGATACTGGAGACTGAGTCTGAGGGGTCAGAGTGAGTACAGGATTTTCACGGAGCCTCCCACCTCCCTCAGCCTGGCCCAGAGCCCCCGGACAGTGGGCGTGTACCTGGACTACGAAGGGGGGCAGGTGTCGTTCTACGACGCGGACAGAATGGTGCACCTCTACACCTTCACTGACACCTTCACCGAGAGGCTGTACCCCTACTACTGTCCCTGCCTCAGTGACGGGGGCAGGAACTCAGAGGCCCTGAAGATCTGCTGGTTGAACAGCCCGACTTGTCGTAAAGTGCCTGGGGCATCAACTCGGCCCAGGCTGAACTCGGACACCTCTTCTGCTGTGTACCTGCACTACCAATAG